One region of Vitis vinifera cultivar Pinot Noir 40024 chromosome 1, ASM3070453v1 genomic DNA includes:
- the LOC100258450 gene encoding agamous-like MADS-box protein AGL30: MQWNDQINSIEHLVQIEGSLRESLDQVQTHKENIEKQQLTPLECYSQMGCIYPLEWVLTSSFNPYHGLLIMTVNKWFYPRNQTGFPKGRGLPCRFLLWKLFWVLWNRKKIRD; this comes from the exons ATGCAATGGAACGATCAG ATCAATAGCATAGAACATTTGGTGCAAATAGAAGGTTCACTAAGGGAATCACTTGATCAAGTTCAAACACATAAG gaaaatattgaaaaacagCAACTTACGCCACTAGAATGTTATAGTCAG ATGGGATGCATCTACCCTTTAGAATGGGTGCTGACCAGCAGCTTCAACCCCTATCATGGACTCCTAATAATGACAGTCAACAAATGGTTTTATCCAAGGAACCAAACTGGCTTCCCTAAAG GACGTGGATTGCCATGCAGGTTCCTTCTTTGGAAGTTATTCTGGGTACTTTGGAACAGGAAGAAAATCAGAGATTGA
- the LOC100248178 gene encoding probable calcium-binding protein CML45: MNCPIHPRCRIPMEKTPTNTTSAGLLLVFKINICFWLFQLFIQPLVNFASTGWKVWTKAKSPDPDPVLGPQHDTGHNRKLKGGELKMVMDRLGVTYHSDGEMLEEGLVADELPQLFEEEPSLEEVKKAFDVFDENKDGFIEATELQRVLCSLGLKEGSQVEDCRRMIKAFDEDDDGQIDFKEFVKFLDKSFS; this comes from the coding sequence ATGAACTGCCCAATCCATCCTAGATGCAGGATTCCAATGGAGAAGACACCAACAAACACCACTTCAGCTGGGCTCCTATTAGTGTTCAAAATCAATATATGTTTCTGGCTCTTCCAGCTTTTCATCCAACCCCTAGTCAACTTTGCGTCCACTGGATGGAAGGTTTGGACCAAGGCAAAAAGCCCGGATCCTGATCCAGTGCTCGGCCCGCAGCATGACACAGGgcataataggaaactaaaaGGAGGAGAGTTGAAGATGGTAATGGACAGATTGGGAGTTACTTACCACTCTGATGGAGAGATGCTTGAGGAGGGACTTGTTGCAGATGAGCTTCCACAACTGTTTGAGGAGGAGCCCAGCTTGGAGGAGGTGAAGAAGGCGTTCGATGTGTTTGATGAGAACAAAGACGGTTTCATAGAGGCGACTGAGTTACAGAGGGTTCTATGCTCCTTGGGCCTCAAGGAAGGATCACAAGTAGAGGACTGCAGAAGGATGATCAAAGCTTTTGATGAAGATGACGATGGGCAAATTGATTTTAAAGAGTTTGTCAAGTTTCTGGATAAAAGTTTTTCTTAG
- the LOC100253313 gene encoding transcription factor CSA codes for MANKCVIYAPDNTNGLSCYSSTPSSSSSSTTSLGTSMGMVFADMGALSINPNYGVVPAVSSSQESTYVRKGPSEVENGRACWGFPFMGNCTAGSLEEHHNSDVGDGKGSDCSDGFGENNETMDLNANINEENPNENIVSGKETDSGHSKLCARGHWRPAEDTKLKELVALYGPQNWNLIAEKLEGRSGKSCRLRWFNQLDPRINRRAFSEEEEERLMDAHRLYGNKWAMIARLFPGRTDNAVKNHWHVIMARKYREQSSAYRRRKLSQSVYRRMEEDPSFVCRDTATRTETMPPYSINLSSGGINNNLSPFPFATFNGAVGGVVYGSNGSPQVNSGGEAISSSKLPPHTGFCAQQTPFEFFSGPKSHDMISMFSQHRSWDRPRDEPNNNTSGFYPQYPPLMMAMQQSNYHNTCNFPNSTASTPQASATEPSSSENRVASHFETIPPPFIDFLGVGAT; via the exons ATGGCTAACAAGTGTGTTATTTATGCACCAGATAACACAAATGGTCTCAGCTGTTACTCATCCACTccctcctcttcttcatcttccacTACTTCTCTTGGGACTTCCATGGGGATGGTTTTTGCAGACATGGGTGCTCTTTCTATAAATCCAAACTATGGCGTGGTGCCAGCTGTTTCTTCTTCACAAGAGAGTACTTATGTGCGTAAGGGCCCAAGTGAGGTAGAAAATGGGAGAGCTTGCTGGGGTTTTCCTTTCATGGGAAACTGCACTGCTGGAAGCTTGGAAGAACACCACAACAGTGATGTGGGTGATGGTAAGGGCTCTGATTGCAGTGATGGGTTTGGGGAAAATAATGAAACCATGGATCTCAATGCCAACATAAATGAAGAGAACCCTAATGAGAATATCGTCAGTGGTAAGGAAACCGATAGTGGGCATTCAAAACTGTGTGCCAGAGGGCATTGGAGGCCTGCAGAGGATACCAAGCTCAAGGAACTTGTGGCGCTTTATGGCCCTCAGAACTGGAACCTTATAGCAGAGAAGTTAGAAGGGAGATCAG GTAAGAGCTGTAGATTGAGATGGTTTAACCAGCTGGACCCAAGGATCAATAGAAGAGCTTTCAGTGAAGAGGAAGAGGAGAGGCTAATGGATGCTCATAGACTGTATGGTAACAAATGGGCCATGATAGCAAGGCTTTTCCCTGGGAGAACTGATAATGCGGTCAAGAACCACTGGCATGTCATAATGGCTAGGAAGTATAGAGAACAATCGAGTGCTTATAGGAGGAGGAAGCTGAGTCAATCTGTTTACAGAAGGATGGAGGAGGACCCAAGCTTTGTCTGCAGGGACACAGCCACGAGAACAGAAACAATGCCACCGTATTCCATCAATCTCTCCAGTGGAGGAATCAACAACAACCTCTCTCCTTTCCCATTTGCAACCTTCAATGGAGCTGTTGGTGGGGTTGTTTATGGTTCAAATGGTTCACCCCAGGTGAACAGTGGGGGAGAAGCAATCTCAAGCAGCAAGCTCCCTCCTCACACTGGGTTTTGTGCGCAACAGACACCATTCGAGTTCTTCTCTG GTCCCAAGAGCCATGACATGATAAGCATGTTCAGCCAGCACAGATCTTGGGATAGGCCAAGGGACGAGCCCAACAATAATACGTCTGGCTTCTATCCCCAATACCCTCCATTGATGATGGCAATGCAACAGTCAAACTACCATAACACTTGTAATTTCCCAAATTCCACTGCATCAACCCCTCAAGCTTCTGCCACTGAACCTTCATCATCAGAGAACAGAGTAGCCAGTCATTTTGAGACCATTCCACCACCATTCATAGACTTTCTTGGGGTAGGAGCCACATGA